The following coding sequences lie in one Vulgatibacter sp. genomic window:
- a CDS encoding outer membrane protein assembly factor, producing MWFRLAPFLPLLLAACASTPAVPELVQTGPVVKELRVLGNEEVSDSLIRSRIATRETNRFLFFGGVHRLDPGAVAQDLRRIRDIYQEQGFYAAQVDSEVRSLGDDEVEIDFLVNEGPPTEIRTFLVEGLDDLEPEVLAKVLEDPPLERGDRFVEADWLAWKESVVARLRNRGYADASVEARVEVGPAEGTADLILVAEPGRIYEFGEIAVEGNLLVDETRIRNAALPLLERGDRYSPTAMEEAQAEVFGLGVFSVATVTDRERAERRAAARRAEAEAAALRAAEGEPVEPAAAEPPAPIDQGPAVAPVVIAVNEADFLRIRVGAGVGLDQSYYQARALAEFTHLNVFGGLQQLHWSNQLAYRFLNPGAELVGESGPAGSSVLSLTQPDLITTRVDLSTSVAYERELTPSYTAQSVTGRIGTPIRFRHWLYLTPSYNVTHFFDVSVFNEDEVVGATPGVRPSLVGDCPAGCTLSWVEQLLVADRRDNLLEPRRGWYASFGVQEGGLGGDFAWLRFTPEARGYIPLGEEWVLAGRLAFGYLHPLSTCDPEQALDPYLDDVGCSPIVVRYFGGGADGFRGFGADRLSPLQAVEVDGETRYIPLGGNSSVLGTTEFRWYFAESWSSAFFLDAGNVAAEPAAAFRIADLQLAAGAGLRYRTPVGPARLDVGYRVLRDPSIPVNGGDPVEQNTLDYFAIFLSIGEAF from the coding sequence ATGTGGTTCCGACTCGCTCCCTTCCTGCCACTCCTGCTCGCCGCCTGTGCCTCCACGCCGGCGGTGCCGGAGCTCGTGCAGACCGGCCCGGTGGTGAAGGAGCTCCGCGTCCTCGGCAACGAGGAGGTCTCCGACTCGCTGATCCGCTCGCGGATCGCCACCCGGGAGACCAACCGCTTCCTCTTCTTCGGCGGCGTGCACCGCCTCGATCCCGGCGCGGTGGCGCAGGACCTCCGGCGGATCCGCGACATCTACCAGGAGCAAGGCTTCTACGCGGCGCAGGTCGACTCGGAGGTCCGCTCGCTCGGCGACGACGAGGTGGAGATCGACTTCCTGGTGAACGAGGGGCCTCCCACCGAGATCCGGACCTTCCTCGTGGAGGGGCTCGACGACCTCGAACCCGAGGTGCTGGCGAAGGTGCTCGAGGATCCGCCGCTGGAGCGGGGCGATCGTTTCGTCGAGGCGGACTGGCTCGCGTGGAAGGAGTCGGTGGTCGCCCGCCTCCGCAACCGCGGCTACGCCGACGCTTCCGTCGAGGCCCGGGTGGAGGTCGGACCTGCGGAGGGCACCGCCGACCTGATCCTCGTGGCGGAGCCCGGGCGGATCTACGAGTTCGGCGAGATCGCAGTGGAGGGGAACCTCCTCGTCGACGAGACGCGGATCCGCAACGCGGCGCTCCCGCTCCTCGAGCGCGGCGATCGCTACTCGCCCACGGCGATGGAGGAGGCGCAGGCGGAGGTCTTCGGGCTCGGCGTCTTCTCGGTGGCCACCGTGACCGATCGGGAGCGGGCCGAGCGCAGGGCTGCTGCCCGCAGGGCCGAGGCGGAGGCTGCGGCGCTGCGGGCAGCGGAGGGGGAACCCGTGGAACCGGCGGCGGCGGAGCCACCGGCGCCGATCGACCAGGGCCCCGCCGTGGCGCCGGTGGTGATCGCGGTCAACGAGGCCGACTTTCTCCGCATCCGCGTCGGCGCCGGCGTCGGCCTCGACCAGAGCTACTACCAGGCCCGGGCGCTCGCCGAGTTCACCCACCTCAACGTCTTCGGCGGGTTGCAGCAGCTGCATTGGTCCAACCAGCTCGCCTACCGCTTCCTCAACCCCGGCGCCGAGTTGGTGGGGGAGTCGGGCCCTGCGGGCTCCTCCGTGCTCAGCCTCACCCAGCCCGACCTGATCACCACCCGCGTCGACCTGAGCACCAGCGTCGCCTACGAGCGCGAGCTCACGCCTTCCTATACCGCGCAATCGGTCACCGGACGGATCGGCACGCCGATCCGCTTCCGCCACTGGCTCTACCTCACGCCCAGCTACAACGTGACCCACTTCTTCGACGTCTCGGTCTTCAACGAGGACGAGGTGGTGGGCGCGACCCCCGGCGTGCGTCCCTCGCTGGTGGGCGACTGCCCCGCCGGCTGCACGCTCTCCTGGGTGGAGCAGCTCCTCGTCGCCGACCGCAGGGACAATCTTCTGGAGCCCCGCCGCGGCTGGTACGCCTCCTTCGGCGTGCAGGAGGGCGGCCTCGGCGGCGACTTCGCCTGGCTGCGCTTCACCCCCGAGGCCCGCGGCTACATCCCGCTCGGCGAGGAATGGGTGCTGGCCGGCAGGCTCGCCTTCGGCTACCTGCATCCCTTGAGCACGTGCGATCCCGAGCAGGCGCTCGATCCCTACCTCGACGACGTGGGCTGCTCGCCGATCGTCGTGCGCTACTTCGGCGGCGGCGCGGACGGCTTCCGCGGCTTCGGCGCCGACCGCCTCTCGCCGCTGCAGGCGGTCGAAGTCGACGGCGAGACGCGCTACATCCCGCTGGGCGGCAACTCGAGCGTTCTCGGCACCACCGAGTTCCGCTGGTACTTCGCCGAGAGCTGGTCGAGCGCCTTCTTCCTCGATGCCGGCAACGTCGCCGCCGAGCCTGCTGCAGCCTTCCGGATCGCCGATCTGCAACTCGCCGCAGGCGCCGGCCTGCGCTACCGGACCCCGGTGGGACCGGCGCGCCTCGACGTCGGCTACCGGGTGCTCCGTGACCCAAGCATCCCGGTCAACGGCGGCGACCCGGTGGAGCAGAACACGCTCGACTACTTCGCAATCTTCCTCTCGATCGGCGAGGCCTTCTGA
- a CDS encoding translocation/assembly module TamB domain-containing protein: MAARSSWQRRLVAVVGFLLLLPPILVLNLWGFLRSPWGARVLAGQVEQRLSEVIDGTIRIGEVGTFGTLGFRLETVIVLDPTGAPTIAVRDLRVKVSPWALLGGELVGDVSIAGGRVSIVELAEYDDVNIGAAFQPEDPAPEQPEPEREGPPPPLPPDPPLPIRLERLHVEDTAFLFAEAPGAKPQVLVRDIEARAAGWWNDRGAGAELDLLARAVEPVRAPLALEVEGAFAQNWLDALRLDVVLGDSEFHVKGRGEMRALEGRLIVDGEIASEQARALEIPLASDLAIDGDFWIARDRSSVALRLSTGEEGGVVAIDGWYDRPDGNLFAQTILAGVDPAAWVVDAPQGRIAGSARAVGTLLPSPDLRVELLLQPGALIGREVGPAAIAGVLRGETLHLDPSWLQLPGATFRVEGNASAQALDLEGRLDASDLGAASRFVADLLGEERPPLDGRGTLRFDVAGSPADPTVGADLDFSRLAWGPNEARGLDLQGRGSIGDDGLPVGSLAGTADRLRTGRLDARRLQLEAERRDNGDFSLDARARSRAVETRELGATRLRVEGRLEQERVTIDEFRFEYPEGSLRSEGGAVAEFGDGAISLEGFALEQGGGGSLRARGSITARRLDIELEGEDLQLERLPQALLPENLSGTVDLEAQLQGTATAPEGRVVFRLREGVYGRLRDFAATGDVRLEDGRAAGQVEAALGGTGLLVGRYAGPIDPMNAPAAAPIDLELRVGPLELAGLGSALETELPSGTVRARISGKGTVGVPDVDVEVLLSDLEIPDAPELPPLAAHLTGTLHEGRATVDLEAWAADRRVLELRGGAPLDPRRFRRAPEAEIDRMLRSGDSRAQGVVRGLDLELVGALIDQPDLAGAVVAEFDVRGPIVDPRGVVRLEARGGPVGPVRRLSIASLVELLPDRSRLVAGVAIDGQRPAEIRAEVGAPPRAFIDGTAPPSTPAELVIEVPDLDLGGLGGRAATAAATNLVAGASGGRGLAGTVAARGRFRGTLADLPGELRIIGQDIVFRGVPLGGAELAVVQTDRLDARLSAIDATAGTLVATARLDGAVSPLGLAQEGIELFRRMQALVEVRGTDLSLLPLAVVSTINRVGGKVDFEARGSGPLLELDPVGTIAVRGGYVELVGGPRYQAITVDAQLTGERLALARLTAEAPGRGRLVADGRLQRTSGPDPFSFEVSADSFPIGGPGGVSARVSAEGQLEGTFHPREGLFATLEVPRARIELPRSPPRELQEVSRLRDVVIVTGPEAFLRQRRLRAAASEGALPLELRLDAPRRIFVTGEDVDAELGAELVIRRPESGDVLADGEVRARRGRVRVLGRSFVLEEAAALWGGGPIENPQLSLTARYQARDATAWVDVTGWASAPEIGLRSDPPLPESQVALLIAAGRTSLPGQTDPFGEPVDGGEIDPAGAAASVAGSFAAQRLRSALGPRLPLDVLTLETVGTGTRLEAGTYVSERLYLGYLRNFLPEQDENANEVRAEYELSRTVALESRFGDRGAAGVDLVWEKRIATPAQQRARRAAYEDRVGRPPDVEPTEIIGPEQDEEPLDPGEDAPAALESDPARREDEDESE, translated from the coding sequence ATGGCGGCGCGCTCCTCCTGGCAGCGACGCCTCGTCGCGGTGGTCGGTTTCCTCCTCCTCCTGCCGCCGATCCTCGTGCTCAACCTGTGGGGCTTCCTGCGATCGCCCTGGGGCGCCCGCGTCCTCGCAGGCCAGGTGGAGCAGCGGCTCTCCGAGGTGATCGACGGGACGATCCGCATCGGCGAGGTCGGCACCTTCGGCACCCTCGGCTTCCGCCTCGAGACGGTGATCGTCCTCGACCCCACCGGCGCGCCCACCATCGCCGTCCGCGATCTGCGGGTGAAGGTCTCGCCGTGGGCGCTCCTCGGCGGCGAGCTGGTGGGCGACGTCTCCATCGCCGGCGGCAGGGTCTCCATCGTGGAGCTCGCCGAATACGACGACGTCAACATCGGCGCCGCCTTCCAGCCCGAGGATCCGGCCCCCGAGCAGCCCGAGCCCGAACGCGAGGGCCCGCCGCCGCCCCTGCCGCCGGATCCGCCGCTGCCGATCCGCCTGGAGCGGCTGCACGTCGAGGACACCGCGTTCCTGTTCGCGGAAGCCCCGGGCGCGAAGCCGCAGGTGCTGGTGCGCGACATCGAGGCCCGCGCGGCCGGCTGGTGGAACGATCGCGGCGCGGGGGCGGAGCTGGACCTGCTCGCTCGCGCGGTCGAGCCGGTGCGGGCGCCCCTCGCCCTCGAGGTCGAGGGGGCCTTCGCGCAGAACTGGCTCGACGCGCTGCGGCTCGACGTCGTCCTCGGCGACAGCGAGTTCCACGTGAAGGGCCGCGGCGAGATGAGGGCCCTCGAGGGGCGCCTGATCGTCGACGGCGAGATCGCTTCGGAGCAGGCGCGTGCCCTGGAGATCCCCCTCGCCTCCGACCTGGCGATCGACGGCGACTTCTGGATCGCTCGCGATCGCTCGAGCGTCGCCCTCCGCTTGAGCACCGGCGAGGAGGGCGGCGTCGTGGCCATCGACGGCTGGTACGATCGGCCGGACGGGAACCTCTTCGCCCAGACGATCCTCGCCGGCGTCGATCCTGCCGCCTGGGTGGTCGATGCGCCGCAGGGCCGGATCGCCGGCAGCGCCCGTGCGGTGGGGACCCTGCTGCCGTCTCCCGATCTCCGCGTCGAGCTCCTCCTCCAACCCGGCGCGCTGATCGGCAGGGAGGTGGGGCCCGCAGCGATCGCGGGCGTCCTGCGGGGCGAGACGCTGCACCTCGATCCTTCGTGGCTGCAGCTCCCCGGCGCGACCTTTCGCGTGGAGGGCAACGCCTCCGCGCAGGCCCTCGATCTCGAGGGCCGGCTCGACGCCAGCGATCTCGGCGCTGCGAGCCGCTTCGTCGCCGACCTCCTCGGGGAGGAGCGGCCGCCGCTCGACGGACGGGGCACGCTGCGCTTCGACGTGGCGGGGAGCCCGGCGGATCCCACGGTCGGCGCCGACCTCGATTTTTCCCGCCTCGCCTGGGGCCCCAACGAGGCACGGGGGCTCGACCTGCAGGGACGCGGCAGCATCGGCGACGACGGCCTGCCGGTGGGCTCCCTCGCAGGAACGGCCGATCGGCTGCGCACCGGCCGGCTCGATGCGCGCCGGCTGCAGCTCGAGGCGGAGCGGCGGGACAACGGCGATTTTTCCCTCGACGCCAGGGCCAGAAGCCGCGCGGTGGAGACCCGGGAGCTCGGCGCGACCCGGCTCCGGGTCGAGGGGCGGCTCGAGCAAGAGCGCGTCACGATCGACGAGTTCCGGTTCGAGTATCCCGAGGGCTCGCTGCGGAGCGAGGGCGGGGCGGTGGCGGAGTTCGGCGACGGCGCCATCTCGCTCGAGGGCTTCGCGCTCGAGCAGGGCGGCGGGGGAAGCCTGCGGGCCCGGGGCAGCATCACTGCCCGTCGTCTCGACATCGAATTGGAGGGGGAGGATCTCCAGCTCGAACGCCTCCCGCAGGCCCTGCTCCCCGAGAACCTCTCGGGCACCGTCGACCTCGAGGCACAGTTGCAGGGGACGGCGACGGCGCCGGAGGGGCGGGTCGTCTTCCGGCTCAGGGAGGGCGTCTACGGGAGGCTGCGCGACTTCGCCGCCACCGGCGACGTGCGCCTCGAGGACGGCAGGGCCGCAGGGCAGGTGGAGGCGGCGCTCGGTGGCACGGGGCTCCTGGTGGGACGCTACGCAGGCCCGATCGACCCGATGAACGCACCGGCGGCAGCGCCGATCGATCTGGAGCTGCGGGTGGGGCCCCTCGAGCTCGCCGGCCTCGGGAGCGCCCTCGAGACGGAGCTGCCTTCTGGCACCGTCCGCGCGCGGATCAGCGGCAAGGGGACGGTCGGCGTGCCGGACGTCGACGTCGAGGTGCTCCTCTCGGATCTGGAGATTCCCGACGCACCCGAGCTGCCGCCCCTCGCCGCCCATCTCACGGGCACGCTGCACGAGGGGCGGGCGACCGTCGATCTCGAGGCGTGGGCAGCGGACCGCCGGGTGCTCGAGCTCCGGGGCGGCGCGCCCCTCGACCCGCGCCGCTTCCGCCGCGCGCCGGAGGCGGAGATCGATCGCATGCTCCGCTCGGGCGACTCGCGGGCGCAGGGGGTGGTTCGTGGCCTCGACCTCGAGCTGGTGGGCGCACTCATCGACCAGCCCGATCTCGCTGGCGCCGTGGTGGCGGAATTCGACGTGCGGGGGCCCATCGTCGATCCCCGCGGCGTGGTGCGGCTCGAGGCCCGCGGTGGGCCGGTGGGGCCGGTGCGCCGCCTCTCGATCGCCTCCCTGGTGGAGCTGCTGCCGGATCGCAGCCGCCTCGTCGCCGGCGTCGCCATCGACGGCCAGCGTCCCGCGGAGATCCGCGCGGAGGTCGGGGCGCCGCCCCGTGCCTTCATCGACGGCACCGCGCCGCCGAGCACGCCGGCGGAGCTGGTGATCGAGGTGCCCGATCTCGACCTCGGCGGCCTCGGCGGCAGGGCGGCCACCGCTGCAGCGACGAACCTCGTCGCCGGAGCGAGCGGCGGGCGCGGCCTCGCCGGCACCGTCGCTGCCCGGGGCCGCTTCCGCGGCACCCTCGCCGACCTGCCCGGCGAGCTGCGCATCATCGGGCAGGACATCGTCTTTCGCGGCGTGCCGCTGGGCGGCGCGGAGCTCGCGGTGGTCCAGACCGACCGGCTCGACGCAAGGCTCTCGGCGATCGACGCGACGGCTGGAACCCTGGTCGCCACCGCCCGGCTCGACGGAGCGGTCTCGCCCCTCGGGCTGGCGCAGGAGGGCATCGAGCTCTTCCGCCGGATGCAGGCCCTGGTCGAGGTCCGCGGGACGGATCTCTCCCTGCTGCCGCTGGCGGTGGTCTCGACCATCAACCGGGTTGGCGGCAAGGTCGATTTCGAGGCCCGCGGCAGCGGTCCGCTCCTCGAGCTCGATCCCGTCGGAACGATCGCGGTCCGCGGCGGCTACGTGGAGCTGGTTGGGGGGCCGCGCTACCAGGCGATCACCGTCGATGCGCAGCTCACCGGCGAGCGCCTCGCCCTGGCGCGGCTCACCGCCGAGGCCCCGGGCCGGGGTCGGCTCGTCGCGGATGGCAGGCTGCAGCGCACCTCCGGGCCGGATCCCTTCTCGTTCGAGGTGAGCGCCGACTCCTTCCCCATCGGCGGTCCCGGCGGTGTCTCCGCCCGGGTCAGCGCCGAGGGGCAGCTCGAGGGGACCTTCCATCCGCGCGAGGGCCTCTTCGCCACCCTCGAGGTGCCCCGGGCCCGGATCGAGCTGCCCCGTTCGCCGCCGCGGGAGCTGCAGGAGGTCTCACGGCTGCGGGACGTGGTGATCGTCACCGGCCCCGAGGCCTTCCTCCGCCAGCGGCGCCTGCGTGCTGCAGCGAGCGAGGGGGCGTTGCCGCTGGAGCTGCGGCTCGATGCGCCGCGGCGGATCTTCGTCACCGGCGAGGACGTCGACGCGGAACTCGGCGCGGAGCTGGTGATCCGGCGACCGGAGAGTGGCGACGTCCTCGCCGATGGAGAGGTCCGCGCCCGCAGGGGCAGGGTTCGGGTCCTCGGCCGCTCCTTCGTCCTCGAGGAGGCTGCGGCGCTCTGGGGTGGCGGGCCGATCGAGAACCCGCAGCTCTCCCTCACCGCCCGCTACCAGGCCCGGGACGCAACCGCCTGGGTCGACGTCACCGGCTGGGCCAGCGCCCCGGAGATCGGGCTGCGCTCCGACCCCCCGTTGCCCGAGTCGCAGGTCGCCCTGCTCATCGCCGCCGGCAGGACGAGCCTTCCGGGCCAGACCGATCCCTTCGGCGAGCCGGTCGATGGAGGGGAGATCGATCCCGCCGGCGCCGCTGCCTCGGTGGCCGGCTCGTTCGCCGCACAGCGGCTGCGCTCCGCCCTGGGCCCGCGCCTGCCCCTCGACGTCCTCACCCTCGAGACGGTGGGGACGGGCACGCGACTCGAGGCAGGCACCTACGTGAGCGAGCGCCTCTACCTCGGCTACCTGCGCAACTTCCTGCCGGAACAGGACGAGAACGCCAACGAGGTCCGCGCCGAATACGAGCTCTCGCGTACCGTCGCCCTCGAATCCCGCTTCGGCGATCGCGGCGCCGCCGGTGTCGATCTCGTCTGGGAGAAGCGGATCGCCACGCCGGCGCAGCAGCGGGCGCGCCGGGCCGCCTACGAGGATCGGGTCGGAAGGCCACCGGACGTCGAGCCCACGGAGATCATCGGACCCGAGCAGGACGAGGAGCCGCTGGACCCGGGGGAGGACGCGCCCGCAGCGCTCGAGTCCGATCCCGCCCGGCGCGAGGACGAGGACGAGTCGGAGTGA
- a CDS encoding AAA family ATPase, producing the protein MIELVIFVGLQGAGKSSFYRHHYASTHAHVSKDLMRNNRNRERRQRHLVDEALAQGRSVVVDNTNPAPADRAPLLAIGSARGARLIGVFFDVPLRICMERNRRREGIARVPDVALRVTRSRLVPPTLEEGFDEIRRVHVDPQAGLEVERPGAD; encoded by the coding sequence GTGATCGAGCTCGTGATCTTCGTCGGCCTGCAGGGCGCGGGAAAGAGCAGCTTCTACCGCCACCACTACGCCTCGACCCACGCCCACGTCAGCAAGGACCTGATGCGCAACAACCGCAACCGGGAGCGGCGCCAGCGGCACCTCGTCGACGAGGCCCTCGCGCAGGGACGCTCGGTGGTGGTCGACAACACCAACCCCGCGCCGGCGGACCGCGCACCGCTCCTCGCCATCGGCAGCGCCCGCGGCGCCCGGCTGATCGGCGTCTTCTTCGACGTGCCGCTTCGGATCTGCATGGAGCGCAACCGCCGGCGGGAGGGGATCGCCCGGGTGCCGGACGTCGCCCTCCGCGTCACCCGCTCCCGCCTCGTCCCACCCACCCTCGAGGAGGGCTTCGACGAGATCCGCAGGGTGCACGTCGATCCGC